A window from Alkalicoccobacillus plakortidis encodes these proteins:
- a CDS encoding YjfB family protein, whose translation MDIALLSMAMSQVNTGQQVSLSVMKQAKETAEVQGEAVVKLLDSANQTAGHPHLGRNIDISY comes from the coding sequence ATGGATATTGCTCTTCTTTCTATGGCAATGAGTCAGGTGAATACAGGACAACAGGTCTCCTTGTCTGTAATGAAGCAGGCTAAGGAAACAGCGGAGGTACAGGGTGAGGCAGTGGTAAAGCTATTAGATTCAGCAAATCAAACTGCTGGGCATCCACATTTAGGGAGAAATATAGATATAAGTTACTGA